ACGAAGTTGGTGCTGAATTTCTGGAAGTCAGTTTTCTTGATGATTCCCTTTTGGTCGAGGTAGCCGAGGGAGAGGCGGTACCGGGCGTTTTCACTGCCGCCGCTGATGGCCGCGTTGTAGTTCTGGAGCGGCCCGGTTTGCAGGATAGCCCCCAATGGGTCGTTGCTCAGCCCCTTATTGTTGCTGGCCGAGGCCCCGTAGTAAGTTAGTGCCTGGCGATACTCGTCGGCGCTGAGCACCTTGATCTTGCGCATAATGTTCGAGAAGCCACCCGAGGCACCTATGTCCAGCTTGGCTTCACCTACCTTGCCTCGTTTAGTAGTGATGATAACTACCCCGTAAGCAGCTCGCGAACCGTATATGGCCGTGGCCGAAGCATCTTTCAAAATGTCGATTGACTCAATATCGGCCGGGTTCAGAAAGTTGAGCGGGTTGCTGTCAGGGCTGTCGCCAAAGGCGGTGTTCAGGCCCGGGCGGGCCGAGCGGCCGTCGAGTGGCACGCCGTCCACAACGTACAGCGGCTGGCCGGTGCCCGTCACGGCCGAGTTGCCGCGAATTTTGATGGTGGACGCGCCCCCGGGCTGGCCGCTGTTCTGGGTCACTTGCACCCCCGACGTCCGGCCCTGGATAAGCTGGTCAGGCGAAGTAAACGTGCCCTTGTTGAAATCCTTGGTGCTCAAGGCGCTAACGGCCCCAGTCAGGTCGCTTTTCTTCACCGTGCCGTAGCCAACCACTACCACGTCGCCCAGCGCTTGGGCGTCGTCCTGCATGGTAACCTGCACAGTGGATTTACCAGTGATGTCAACCTTCTGCGTAGCATAGCCGATGAACGAGAAGGACAACGCGGTGGCGGTGTTGGGCACCTGGAGCTGGAAGGTGCCGTCAGAGCCCGTGCTGGCTCCCACTGTGGTGCCGGGCACGATGACTGTGACCCCCGGCAAGCCGACGGCTTTGCTGTCAACCACTTTGCCGGTGATGGCCCGGTTGGTTTGCGCCTGGCTCAGTAGGGGAAATAAAAGAACCAAGAGGGTAAAAGCCAGCAGCTGTAGTAGCGCAGGCTTGGTCTGGCCGACCCGCTGAGCAGCGGGTTGCTCGTAGAGGTTGTAACGTTTGTACCAATTGTTACTCATGAGTGAAAATTGAAGGTGGGAGAAAAATACTTAAGGCGCCAATTTGGCAGCTATTTAGGTGCAATCGATAACGCAAACGAAACCGCAAACGATTACGAGAGGTGGCAGTAAGGCCCCATACTTAACTGGGGAACATTTGGTAGAGTAAAAGTAATTGCTAGCAGTAGATTTATGTAGTTTATTAATACCAAAAAATGTTAAAATTTCATTGATTTAGCTATAATATAAAATTAGAACTATGCAATATATATTGTCATTTTCCAGTGGATCGGCTTAATCTCTAAGTACAGTTGCTTCTGAGAGTAGCTGCTAGAGGCTAGATATAGGTATTGAGCAGCCGCAATAGAATGAGCATAACGCTAGGGAGCCGCTGTGTGGCCGAGGTCAGTTAAGTGCAAAGCAGACATTTGGGCAGTACCGCCCTCGGCGGTTAGGGTGATGCGGCCGGTGTGCTGCCGCGGGAAAACCAAGTCAGTAAGGGTCGTTTCGCCATCCTGGGCAAACACTTCCACTACCGACTTATCGACTAGCAGCCGCAGTTGCAGCTGCCCGTTGCGCAGGGGCACGCTGGCCGTTTCGAGGCTGCTGGCAAACATGGGGTGAAAGTCCACGTTGCCCGACTTAGTGCGGTCAAGCGTCAGGGTTTGCCGGGCCACGTCGTAGCGCAGGGTGGTGCGCTCGGCGGCGCTTTGCAGCACGTTCAAGGTGAGCGTTTTGGCAATACCGGGCGTCAACGTCAAGGTCAGGTCGTAGGATTCGCCTTTAAAAGGCACTTCGTAGCCCGATGCACCGGCCGGGATGGATTGGCTTGGCACGCTCAGCACTTCCTTGCCCAGCGTGCGCAGCTCGGCCACGTGCTGCTGCACCAGCGCCAGGCCGTGGGCCGTGCGGCGCAGGCTCAACTCGCGGGGCACGGCAAAGCAGCCGCGCCACTGGTTGCCGGTGGGCACGGTGGGGGCGTAGGCCCAGTTGTTGGCCCAGCCCACCAGGATGCGGCGGCCCTTGGGGGCATTGCCGAAGGTGACGCCGGCGAAGAAATCCTTGCCAAAGTCCAGGTAGGTAGGCTCGTCGTAGGGCTGGTCGGGTACGAAGATTTTGCCATCGAACCGGCCCAGGAAGTACTGCTGTCCGCGGAACTGCTCGACGGGGCCCCCCGCCGAAATCAGCAGCACCCACTTGGTGCCGCCGCCCGGCACGGGTAGCTCAAACAGGTCGGGGCACTCCCATTCCTTCACCGTGTTGCCAGCCCGGCCCCAGCGACTCAGAAAGGTCCACTGCGTGAGGTTTTTTGATTCGTAGAGGTACACCTGCTGGCGGTCGGCTTTCACGGTGGCCATCACCCACTTGTGCTGCGGGGCGTACCAAAACACCTTGGGGTCGCGAAACTCCTTGCTGCCGATGTCGAGCACCGGGTTCTTGGCGTAGCGCTGCCAGGTAATACCGTGGTCGCGGCTGGTGGCCAGCTCCTGGCGCTGGCGCAGCACCAGGCCCGGGCGCTCCACGTGGCCGGTATAAAAGGCCACCAGCCCGTCGGTGGTGCCGGCCGGAAACAGGCCCGAGGTGTTGGCCGAATCCACCACGGCGCTGCCTGAAAAGATCATCGTGTTGCTGCCGTCGGGGTTCTTGTATTCCGTCAGGGCCGTGGGCTGCGGGACCCAGTGCACCAGATCGGGGCTGGTGGCGTGGCCCCAGGCCAGGTGGCCCGGCGTGGGGCCCTGCGGGTTGTATTGGTAGAAGAGCTGGTACTGGCCGTTGGTGTACACCAGCCCGTTGGCGTCGTTGATCCAGTTTTTGGGCGCCGAGTAGTGGTACACCGGCCGGTACGGGTCGGCCGGGGCCCCCGCCGGGGCGGTGGCGGCCGGCGGCGCCGGGCTGCTGCACGCGCCCAACAAAACCAATGCGCAAGGAAGAAGGGATTTCATGCGGGGAAGAAGCGGGCGAAAACTAAGCAGCGGGCGCGGCGGCCAGGGCCCGCACCTGCGCGGCCGAAATGGCCGGCGTGGCGCCCTGGTAAGTAGCCACCAGGGCCCCGGCGGCGCAGGCAAAGGCCAGGTAATCAACGGGTGCCTGCCCGGCGAGCCGGCCCGTGAGCAGGGCCGCCAGGAAAGCATCGCCGCTGCCAATGGTGTCCTGCACCGTGACGGGCACGCCGGGGCGCTGGTAGAGCTGGCCGTCGGTCCAGAGCGCGGCACCGTCGGCGCCCTTGGTTACGCACACGGCTTGCAGGCCGAAACGCTCGGCTAGCCAGGGCAGGGCCGTTTCCTCGGCCGCCGGGGCCCCAAACCAGTCCGTGATTTCGGCCAGCTCGTGGTGGTTGAGCTTCACCACGTCGGCCTGCTGGAGCAGGTAGGTTACCACCTCGCGCGAGTAGTGCGGGGCCCTAAAATTGACGTCGAACACCCGGAGCCGGGCGTGTTCCAGCAGCTGGTACAGCGTATCGCGCGAGGCCGGGCTGCGGGCCACCAAGCTGCCAAACACAAAGGCATCGGCCGCGGCCACGAGCTCGCCCAGCGCGTCGTCGTACTGGATGTAGTCCCAGGCCACGGGCTGCACAATCTTGTAAACCACCTCGTTGTTATCGCTCACATTGGCCTTTACCGCGCCGGTGAGGTGGGTTTCGCCTTGCTGCACGTACGCGGTGCTGATGCCTTTGGCGGCTACAAAATCCAGTAGCTCGGCCCCCAGGTCGTCGCGCCCCACGCGGCTGATTATTTGCGCGTCCGCGCCAAAGTTGTGCAGGTGCACCGCCACGTTGAGCGGGGCCCCCCCGGGCTGCTTGCCGGTGGGGAGCACGTCCCAAAGCATTTCGCCGAAGCAGGCAATGGTCATGTGAAGCAAAGAGTTAAGGTAGGAAATAGGGCCCCGGGTACGCTAGTGAATCACTAGCGTGCGGTCGGCCTGCTCGAGGCTGGTGCCCTTGGTTTCGGGCATGAAGCGCAGCACGAACACCAGCTGGAGCACCATCATGGCGCAGAAAAACGTGAACGTGGGGCCCCCGCCCAGCCGCTCGGCGAAGTAGGGGAAGGTGAAGGCGATGACCGTAGCCATCACCCAGTGCGTGCTGGAGCCCAGCGCCTGGCCCCGGGCCCGCACGGCGTTCGGGAAAATCTCGGAGATGAATACCCAGATGACGGCCCCCTGCGAGAACGCGAAAAAGGCGATGTACACGAACAGCAGCACCGGCACCAGCACCCCCCCAAACTGCTGGGTACAAAAGGCCCGCGCCACCAGCCCCAGCGTGGCAATGAGGCCCACCGAACCCACCAGCATGAGCGTGCGTCGCCCAAACCGGTCAATCAGGTTGACGCCCAACAAGGTGAAGATGAAGTTAATGAGCCCAATGCCGGCCGACGAAAGCAGCGCCGCGCCCTGGCCCAGGCCCGTCATTTCGAAAATGCGCGGGGCGTAGTAAATGATGGCGTTGATGCCCGACACCTGGTTGAAAAAGGCGAAGGCCACGGCCAGCAGCACCGGCGTGCGGTACTGCGGGTCGAAGAGCGAGCCGCTCTGCTGGGCCGAGTGCGCCTGCGAGGTGAGGATGGCGGCCACGTCGGCGTCCACCGTTTCGGGCTCGATGAGGCGGAGCACGTCGCGGCCCTCCTCGACGCGCCCGTGCAGCAGCAGCCAGCGCGGGCTTTCGGGCACCCGGAACAAGAATAGTAGAAATGCTATGGCCGGCACGGCCTGCACGCCCAGCATCAGGCGCCACGAGTGGGCCCCCACGTTGGCCAGCAGGTAGTTGGACAAGTACGCCACCAGGATGCCGAACACGATGTTGAACTGGAACAGGCCCACGAGCCTGCCCCGCGAGCGGGCCGGCGAAATCTCGGAGATGTAGAGCGGCGCCGTTACCGACGAGGCCCCCACGCCCAGCCCGCCCAGGAAGCGAAACACCAGGAACGGCACCCAGGCCGGGGCCAGCGCCGCGCCCACCGCCGACGCCAGGTAAAGCACCGCAATCCAGCGCAGCGTTTGGCGCCGGCCCAGCCGGTCGGACGGGATGCCGCCGAAGATGGCCCCGATGACCGTACCGATGAGGGCGATGGAAATCGTGAATCCGTGCTCAACGGCACTCAGGTTCCAGAGCTGTTGGATGGCTTTCTCGGCCCCCGAAATCACAGCCGTATCGAAGCCGAACAGAAAGCCGCCAAGCGCCGTGACCAAAGACCAGAACAGAACCTTGCGTTGCATAGACAAAAGAGCGGGATGGGAACGATTGCGCAAATATCTACTATTCTTTTAACCTATGGCTTGCAGCTTTCCTTCAAATCATCGCAAGATTATCACAATTTTCCATTTCTGAAATAATGTACTGATAATTAATGGTTTAACAGCAAATTTGCTTCGCCTATAAACCCGCTGTCTTCAATAATCCGACGCGGCTTGCAAAATTCTGTCAGGTTCAGGTAGGGGTATGCAGCGCCTTGTACTCGGAAGGCGACAACTGGTACTTGCTTTTAAAGGCCGTGGAGAAGTAGGAGGGTGAGGAGAACCCCGTTTGGTAAGCGACCTCGGCAATGGTGCTGCCCTCGACCAGCAGCAATTGCCGCGCTTTGGTGAGGCGCAGGCTCTGGATGTAGTCGCTGACGCCAGTGCCCAGCACGGCCTTCACTTTGCGGTAGAGCTGCATTTGCGACACGCCCAGGTGGCGGGCCAGGTCGTCCACGCTCAGGGCGGGCTGGTCGAGGCGGGCCTCGATGGCGGCGGTGAGGTCGGCCAGGAATTTTTGGTCCACGCGCTGCGGGGCCACGGTGGCGGTGGTTACGCTCAGCTCGCGCCGGAAGTGCTCGCGCTGCTGGCCGCGGTTGCGCAGCAGCGTGCGCAGGCTTTCGATCAGGAACGTGGGGTTGAACGGCTTGGTGAGGTAGAGGTCGGCCCCGGCCTGCACGCCGGCTACCTGCTGCTCGGGCGCGTCGCGGGCCGTGAGCAGCACCAGCGGAATGTGGCTCGTGCGCCAGTCGCCCTTGAGGGCAGCGGCCACCTCCAGGCCCCCCAGCCCGGGCAGCGTCACGTCGCACACAATCACGTCGGGAATGGTTTCGCCAGCCAGGCGCAGGCCGGTGGCCCCGTCGGCCGCCGTGCGCACCCGGAAGTGCGGCTGGAGCTTCTGCACCAAGAAGTTGCGCACCTCCTCGTGGTCTTCGATGACCAGGGCGGTGGCGTCGGTGCGGGCCACGGCGGCGTCGGGCAGCGGCTCGGGGGGCTCGTCGTCGAGCCGCAGGGGCCCCGGGGCCCCGGGGGCTGGGCCGGGCGCGGCGTCGAGAAACGTGGCCGGCCGGGCCAGCGGCAGCGTCACCACAAACGTGCTGCCCACGCCCGGCTGGCTCCGAAACGAGAGCGTGCCCTCGTGCAGCCGGGTGAGGCCCTCGGCCAGCGCCAGGCCCAGGCCCGAGCCGTTGGCCGAAGGCTGGCGGCCCTGGTAAAACCAGTCCAGCACGTGCGGCTGGTCGGCTTCGGCAATGCCGCGGCCGTTGTCTTCCACGCTGATGCGCACGGTGTTATCGGCCGCCACGGGCTGAAGGCTGACGGTAATCTGGCCACCGTTGGGCGTGAACTTGAAGGCGTTGGACAAGAGGTTGAGGAACACCTTGTCCAGGATGGCTCCGTCGAACCAGAGCGTGACGACTGGCTCGGCGGGCAAAAACCGGAACGTGATGCCGCGGCGGCGCGCCGTTTTCTCAAACCCGTCCGTCAGTTCGCGCACGAAGGCCACCAGGTTACCCTCGGTGGCGCGCACGGCCATCTTGCCCACGTCAATCTTGCGGAAATCCAGCAATTGGTTCACCAGCTGCATCAGCCGCTGGGTGTTGCGGCGCACCAGCTGCAGGTCGTGGCGCTGGGCGGCGGTGAGGTCGGCAGGGCTGGTGAGCAGGTCCTCCACGGGGCCCTGGATGAGGGTGAGGGGCGTGCGCAGCTCGTGCGAGAAGTTGGTGAAGAAGCGCAGCTTGGCCTCGGTGGCGTGGCGGGCTTCCTCGGCCAGCGCGGCAATTTGGTTGCGCTGGGCGCTGATTTCCGCGTTCTGCCCCTCCAGCGTGCGCCGGATGCGCCGGTTGACGCGCGACGAGCGCCAGGCCAGGGCCCCCAGCAGTATGGCCCCCAGCAGGCTGGCGCCCAGCAGGTACACCGTGGTTTCCTGGCTGGCGTAGCGGCGCTGCTGGGCTTGCAGGCGCCGCTGCTGCTGGCCCAGGTCGTGGCGCTGCACGGCCAGCTGCTCGGTTTGGGTGCGCATGGTGCCCACGTTGGTCGAGTCCACCACCATGGTACCCAGCACGTTCTCCTTCTCGTAAGGCTCGTGGGCCAGAATGCGCAGGGCCGTGCGGATGGCTTCCTCGCCGCCCGTGGGGTAGAGCAGCGTGGCGTTCAGGGCCCCGTCTTCTACCAGCTGCAAGCCGTTGCCGGGCCCCGGCAATCCGTCCACGCCGATGATGCGGACGTGGGGCCCCAGGCCCAGTGCCTGCGCTACCTGGCGGGCGGCGCGGCCCATGGGGTCGTTGTGGGCAAAAATCAGGTCCACGTCCGGGTGGGCGCGCAGCACGGCCGGCAGCCGCTGGCGCACCGAGCCCGGCAGCCAGTTGCCCTGCACCTGCGCCACCAGGTGCAGCCCCGGGTAGGCCGCCAGCGCCTGCCGGAAGCCCTGCTCGCGGTCGGTAGCCGGCGACGAGCCCGGGGCCCCCAGTACCTCCACCACGCGCCCGCGCCCGCGCAGCAGCTGCGCGGCGTAGTGGCCGGCCGTGCGGCCCACCTCCAGGTTGTTGCCGCCCACGTAGGCCGTGTAGAGGCGCGAAGTAATGCGCCGGTCCAGCACCACCACCGGAATGCCTTGGTTGTAAGCTGCTTCAGTAAGGTCCGTCAGGGGCCCCGACTGGTTGGGGGAGATGATGAGCAAGTCCACCCGCTGCCGGATCAGGGCCTGCACCTGCCGCCGCTGCAAGGCGGTATTGTCGTGCGCGTCCAGCACCTCAAATTGCACGTTGGGGTGGAAGCTCAGC
This genomic stretch from Hymenobacter sp. PAMC 26628 harbors:
- a CDS encoding glycoside hydrolase family 32 protein → MKSLLPCALVLLGACSSPAPPAATAPAGAPADPYRPVYHYSAPKNWINDANGLVYTNGQYQLFYQYNPQGPTPGHLAWGHATSPDLVHWVPQPTALTEYKNPDGSNTMIFSGSAVVDSANTSGLFPAGTTDGLVAFYTGHVERPGLVLRQRQELATSRDHGITWQRYAKNPVLDIGSKEFRDPKVFWYAPQHKWVMATVKADRQQVYLYESKNLTQWTFLSRWGRAGNTVKEWECPDLFELPVPGGGTKWVLLISAGGPVEQFRGQQYFLGRFDGKIFVPDQPYDEPTYLDFGKDFFAGVTFGNAPKGRRILVGWANNWAYAPTVPTGNQWRGCFAVPRELSLRRTAHGLALVQQHVAELRTLGKEVLSVPSQSIPAGASGYEVPFKGESYDLTLTLTPGIAKTLTLNVLQSAAERTTLRYDVARQTLTLDRTKSGNVDFHPMFASSLETASVPLRNGQLQLRLLVDKSVVEVFAQDGETTLTDLVFPRQHTGRITLTAEGGTAQMSALHLTDLGHTAAP
- a CDS encoding carbohydrate kinase family protein, giving the protein MTIACFGEMLWDVLPTGKQPGGAPLNVAVHLHNFGADAQIISRVGRDDLGAELLDFVAAKGISTAYVQQGETHLTGAVKANVSDNNEVVYKIVQPVAWDYIQYDDALGELVAAADAFVFGSLVARSPASRDTLYQLLEHARLRVFDVNFRAPHYSREVVTYLLQQADVVKLNHHELAEITDWFGAPAAEETALPWLAERFGLQAVCVTKGADGAALWTDGQLYQRPGVPVTVQDTIGSGDAFLAALLTGRLAGQAPVDYLAFACAAGALVATYQGATPAISAAQVRALAAAPAA
- a CDS encoding sugar porter family MFS transporter; the protein is MQRKVLFWSLVTALGGFLFGFDTAVISGAEKAIQQLWNLSAVEHGFTISIALIGTVIGAIFGGIPSDRLGRRQTLRWIAVLYLASAVGAALAPAWVPFLVFRFLGGLGVGASSVTAPLYISEISPARSRGRLVGLFQFNIVFGILVAYLSNYLLANVGAHSWRLMLGVQAVPAIAFLLFLFRVPESPRWLLLHGRVEEGRDVLRLIEPETVDADVAAILTSQAHSAQQSGSLFDPQYRTPVLLAVAFAFFNQVSGINAIIYYAPRIFEMTGLGQGAALLSSAGIGLINFIFTLLGVNLIDRFGRRTLMLVGSVGLIATLGLVARAFCTQQFGGVLVPVLLFVYIAFFAFSQGAVIWVFISEIFPNAVRARGQALGSSTHWVMATVIAFTFPYFAERLGGGPTFTFFCAMMVLQLVFVLRFMPETKGTSLEQADRTLVIH
- a CDS encoding substrate-binding domain-containing protein produces the protein MNSLHSLRRWFLLGLPLLALAGCAPSTQEPVYRIGFSQCTAGDAWRQAMRAGMEKELSFHPNVQFEVLDAHDNTALQRRQVQALIRQRVDLLIISPNQSGPLTDLTEAAYNQGIPVVVLDRRITSRLYTAYVGGNNLEVGRTAGHYAAQLLRGRGRVVEVLGAPGSSPATDREQGFRQALAAYPGLHLVAQVQGNWLPGSVRQRLPAVLRAHPDVDLIFAHNDPMGRAARQVAQALGLGPHVRIIGVDGLPGPGNGLQLVEDGALNATLLYPTGGEEAIRTALRILAHEPYEKENVLGTMVVDSTNVGTMRTQTEQLAVQRHDLGQQQRRLQAQQRRYASQETTVYLLGASLLGAILLGALAWRSSRVNRRIRRTLEGQNAEISAQRNQIAALAEEARHATEAKLRFFTNFSHELRTPLTLIQGPVEDLLTSPADLTAAQRHDLQLVRRNTQRLMQLVNQLLDFRKIDVGKMAVRATEGNLVAFVRELTDGFEKTARRRGITFRFLPAEPVVTLWFDGAILDKVFLNLLSNAFKFTPNGGQITVSLQPVAADNTVRISVEDNGRGIAEADQPHVLDWFYQGRQPSANGSGLGLALAEGLTRLHEGTLSFRSQPGVGSTFVVTLPLARPATFLDAAPGPAPGAPGPLRLDDEPPEPLPDAAVARTDATALVIEDHEEVRNFLVQKLQPHFRVRTAADGATGLRLAGETIPDVIVCDVTLPGLGGLEVAAALKGDWRTSHIPLVLLTARDAPEQQVAGVQAGADLYLTKPFNPTFLIESLRTLLRNRGQQREHFRRELSVTTATVAPQRVDQKFLADLTAAIEARLDQPALSVDDLARHLGVSQMQLYRKVKAVLGTGVSDYIQSLRLTKARQLLLVEGSTIAEVAYQTGFSSPSYFSTAFKSKYQLSPSEYKALHTPT